CCAGCGGCAAGACGATGCCGACTGCGAAGATCGCCAGGTTCAGGCCCGCGTAATACAGCGATTCGGCACCGTCTGTATGCTGGATCATCCAGACAATCATGATCTGCGGCAGCGCGAGCCATAGCAGCGTCAATCCCTGCACATGCGCACGGCCCCACGATGCGGCCAGGCACACCAGCGTGGCCAGCATCAGTGCCGAGACGATGATTCGCACGGCACTGAACATGGCCAGATGCTGCGGATAGAGGCCATAGTCGAGCCCGATGCCAAGCAGCACGAGGGCCGCGCCAGTGATGACGCCGCCGCGGCTTGAGGCGAGCCGGAAATCGGAAACCTCGTGCCGATAGTCCTGATGGCGGGCGATCGTCATGGTCGTCCCTTAAACATGGTCACCCACCCTGGCTTGGGCGAACACGTTGACACCCGTGTCGTCGGTGAACAGGCGGACGTTCGCGGAACCCGCGGGCAGCAGGCTCTCCATGCGTGCTTCGTCGCGGTAGACCAGATACCACTCCAGCAGGTGCTCCATGCTCAGCTTTTCTGGGTTACTGCCGTGGACGTTGGTGACGAGTAGGTTGCCGCCCTTGCGCGTACGCGCCGCAAAGTGCGCCAGCAGCCGGCCGCAGACTTTGTCCGACAGGTAATCGAACAGTCCGGCGCAGTACACTGCGTCGAACTCGCCCAACTCGGGGGAGTCCGGCTCGAACCGTCGCTTCAGCAACTGATGAACGGATTCGTGCACGAACTCGATGTCCACGTTTTTGCCGGTTGCGCGTCGCACGTTGTCCATTTGCCGGCGTGTGTAGTCCAGCGTCTCTTCGCTGAAGTCCACGAGCTGAAAGGCGAGCTGTTGCGGTTCCGGATGCTGGTGGATGAAACGCTGGATTTCCACGGCAGGGCCGCAACCGACATTCAATACCTTGAATTGGCGCCCGGCCGTCAGGGCTTGCGTGGCGAGGTCGTTGAGGTATTGGATGAGGGTCTCGATGCGATTGCGGTGCGCACGCGCCACGGCAGCGTTCAGGAACGCGGCATTGACGATCTGGAAGTAAGTACTTGGCCCTTCGCGCGGATCGGAGATGATCTGATTGACCATCTCGTAGTCGCCGGCATAGCCGAGCGGCTTAGTAAAGGTGCGATAGACGAAGGGGGCGCGCAGCAGCAACGGATGCAGGGCACTCTGTGCGAATGACCGGTGCGCAGGTGCCAGCTCAGGCTCAACGTCTGCCGCTTTTGACTCCAGCCAGTCCTGGAAGTACTTGATCTTGAGCATGATCGGCTCGGCCAGCTCCTGGAACACGTCCATGCGCAGTTTGCCGTCGCCGTCCTTGGGCAGCGATTCGGACAGGTCGACCTGTTCCACCCAGCGCGATACTTCGGCCAGGAACGCCCGCATTTCGTTGACGACGATCTGATAGCTGTGCTGGATGCGGAACCGTTCTTCCCAGTCCTGGACGAAGGCCCGGGCTTCTTCGCCGACCAGCTTGGGGCTGTCCTGGACGTCGGCCAGCCCGCGCCACTCTTCCGTCAGGGTGACGGACACCACGGCGGTCAGGCCGGTGTTGACCAGGCTGACCACCACCGCCTTGCCGAGGTAGGCCTGGCGCGTGCCCATCTTGATCGCCAGGTCGGAGAGGACCTCGCTGACCTGCACGATGGAATACGGGTTGTAGACCTCCATCACCAGGGCGCGCCGCTGCATCGTGATGATGGTGCCGCGAACCTGCTGACCCTGGGAGTTGCGGAAGCTGACTGCCGGATCGATTTGGTTGGGTGAGTACACGGTGCGAATCTGCCGGAGACTTCAGGAAAAACGTCTATCCAGCGGGAAGCTCACTCCACTACCATGCACCCGGAACCGCAACGCAGTCCCGGTCTGGCGGCCAACTGCCGGTTGGGCAGGGGATGCCGCTGCATCAGTCGTAGAAGCGTGTCCAGTGTTCGCCGGCCGCGCGCGGCGCGCGACGGCCAGGGCGTCTCTCGCCCGAACCCGCTTCGAGATGATTGGAGGAGAAGTCCGGTCGGAGCCATGGCAGACGGTGTCCACCGCTACCGGACTTACAGCATGGCCAAGGGAATCGCATGACCGCAAACAGATTGGAACGATGCACTCCCCTGATATCCATGGCGCACGCCTATTTCGCGCGCGCCTTGCTGCAGCAACTCAAATCGTCTCTCAAGGAGAATCCCGCACAGTAACAACCCCGGGGCGCCGCATCTTGTCGACGCCCTCGTTCGCCATGACGCCGCAGGCATGCCGCGTGGATATCATGGCCATCACCCGTTCCACGCTCTGACGTCATGGTCGACGGGTGACGCAATCGATTGTACTTGCCGAAGTGGGTCCACACAATGTGGAATGACGCGCTGCCAAAGGAATTGGCGGTGTGCATCAGCGCGGTTTGCGGCCGGTCAGCGCATCCGGATCCTGCCGATAGTTGGCTAGGAATTGGGTGTAGCTATAGATTTGCGCCGGCAGCAGATGCGACGGCATGTCGAACAGCGCGTAGTAGTACGGCTCCCGCCCATGGCAGACCTCGGCGGGCAGGCAGTACTGTTCCCATTCGACGCAGGCGTGGGTGTACATGCCGTCGCCCGGCCAGAAGAAGGGGACGATCTGCTTCTCGCGCAGGCCCTTGAGCAGCGCCTCGGGGGCATCGTAGGCCTCGGCGTCCTCCAGGTGCGTGAGCATGCTGGCGCCGGTCTCGATCACCATCAGGGTGGCGCGGCCGTCGGCGGTCAGCATCAGCACGCCGGCCGGGTGCGGGTACAGGTAGTACTCGATGAAGCGATAGCGCGCGGCCAGCTCCCGCACCAGCTTGGTGACTGCCGGATCGGACAGGAAACTGAACGAGTGGCGCGACAGCAGTTCGCGCAGCGTGCTCGACAGGTTGCTGAAGTAGCGCACCTGCAGCGCTTCGATCTCCGCGCTCAGGCGCTCGGCCATGGCCGGATGATCCTTCTTGATGTAGCGGTCGATCAGGCCGTCGTTGAAGCCCTGCACGGCGATGTTCTCGTCGGCCATGCCGGTCAGCAGGATCGTCATGCACGGCAGGTCCTTGAGCTTGGCGCAGAACTCCAGGCCGTTCATGCGCGGCATGCTGTAGTCCACCACGATCACGGCGGGTTGCAGGAAGCGGTTGACCTCGTGGATCTGGCGGTAGACGCGGTCCACGTCG
The sequence above is drawn from the Ralstonia solanacearum K60 genome and encodes:
- the phcB gene encoding class I SAM-dependent methyltransferase PhcB — encoded protein: MYSPNQIDPAVSFRNSQGQQVRGTIITMQRRALVMEVYNPYSIVQVSEVLSDLAIKMGTRQAYLGKAVVVSLVNTGLTAVVSVTLTEEWRGLADVQDSPKLVGEEARAFVQDWEERFRIQHSYQIVVNEMRAFLAEVSRWVEQVDLSESLPKDGDGKLRMDVFQELAEPIMLKIKYFQDWLESKAADVEPELAPAHRSFAQSALHPLLLRAPFVYRTFTKPLGYAGDYEMVNQIISDPREGPSTYFQIVNAAFLNAAVARAHRNRIETLIQYLNDLATQALTAGRQFKVLNVGCGPAVEIQRFIHQHPEPQQLAFQLVDFSEETLDYTRRQMDNVRRATGKNVDIEFVHESVHQLLKRRFEPDSPELGEFDAVYCAGLFDYLSDKVCGRLLAHFAARTRKGGNLLVTNVHGSNPEKLSMEHLLEWYLVYRDEARMESLLPAGSANVRLFTDDTGVNVFAQARVGDHV
- a CDS encoding response regulator produces the protein MQQDNALPVYFHPTLTVVVDDSQSFVESLGFQMDSSRALLAFNDPDEALAWLRQWHSLRMPGFLPVRVTHDDLTFSTERRTIQLDVDRVYRQIHEVNRFLQPAVIVVDYSMPRMNGLEFCAKLKDLPCMTILLTGMADENIAVQGFNDGLIDRYIKKDHPAMAERLSAEIEALQVRYFSNLSSTLRELLSRHSFSFLSDPAVTKLVRELAARYRFIEYYLYPHPAGVLMLTADGRATLMVIETGASMLTHLEDAEAYDAPEALLKGLREKQIVPFFWPGDGMYTHACVEWEQYCLPAEVCHGREPYYYALFDMPSHLLPAQIYSYTQFLANYRQDPDALTGRKPR